One segment of Ureibacillus thermophilus DNA contains the following:
- a CDS encoding heavy metal translocating P-type ATPase, translating to MKSTNRENSSAIENIKEHQELIAAIISGIIIFVAWKLEKNGLSTASVISYISAFVIGGYAKAKEGIIDTIENKSLNVEILMILAAVGSMIIGYWTEGAILIFIFSLSGALETYAMNRSHREISSLMSLQPEEAWLVRGNFEPMKVPVSSLQVGDHLLVKPGERIPVDGKIIKGSSSIDESAITGESIPVSKNVGDEVFAGTINLNGTITINMTKPNAETLFQKIITLVQTAQSEKSPSQLFIEKFENRYVKGVLITVAIMMFLPHYLFGWDWNTTFYRAIVLLVVASPCALVASIMPATLSAISNGARHGILFKGGVHLENMSVIRLLAVDKTGTLTEGTPVVTDVIVREGLDEKEALKIMASIEAQSNHPLAQAIVQYAKEQQIEMLSGIDITDIPGCGIKATIDGETFTIGNGDFVGNEEAKEFANGIAGRFADEGKTIVFMKDEKGIAALIALKDTIRNEAKEAVQILKELGIQIAMLTGDHEKTAKAIAAEAGVNEYIAKCSPVTKTEFIDKALTQYQYVGMVGDGINDAPALAKSTVGIAMGGGTDVALETADVVLMKNDLAKIAYAVKLGRKMQRIVKQNVIFSTSVIALLIISNFLQLLDLPLGVVGHEGSTILVILNGLRMLKTIK from the coding sequence ATGAAAAGCACTAATCGAGAAAATTCATCTGCAATTGAGAATATAAAAGAGCACCAAGAATTAATTGCAGCCATTATAAGCGGTATCATTATATTCGTTGCATGGAAACTCGAAAAAAATGGATTATCCACAGCTTCCGTAATATCTTATATATCTGCTTTTGTGATTGGCGGATATGCCAAAGCGAAGGAAGGAATTATCGACACTATTGAAAATAAATCATTAAATGTTGAAATTTTAATGATTTTAGCAGCCGTTGGTTCTATGATCATTGGCTATTGGACAGAAGGCGCAATACTTATTTTCATTTTTTCATTAAGCGGCGCTCTTGAAACCTATGCCATGAATCGCAGCCACCGTGAAATCTCTTCTTTAATGAGTTTGCAGCCGGAAGAAGCGTGGCTTGTACGAGGAAATTTTGAACCGATGAAAGTTCCTGTTTCATCATTGCAAGTAGGGGACCATCTTCTTGTAAAACCCGGTGAACGCATTCCTGTTGACGGAAAAATTATTAAAGGTTCTTCTTCCATTGATGAATCGGCCATTACTGGTGAATCCATCCCTGTTTCAAAAAACGTTGGAGATGAAGTGTTTGCTGGGACGATTAATTTAAATGGCACCATCACCATCAACATGACAAAACCGAATGCCGAAACTTTATTCCAAAAAATTATTACCCTTGTGCAAACAGCCCAAAGCGAAAAATCCCCTTCCCAATTGTTCATTGAAAAATTCGAAAACCGCTACGTGAAAGGGGTACTTATTACTGTAGCAATCATGATGTTCCTTCCCCACTATTTATTCGGTTGGGATTGGAATACAACATTTTACCGAGCTATTGTTTTACTCGTTGTTGCTTCCCCATGCGCCCTTGTTGCATCCATCATGCCTGCAACACTGTCAGCCATCTCAAACGGGGCACGGCACGGCATTCTTTTTAAAGGCGGCGTCCATTTAGAAAATATGAGCGTTATCCGATTGCTTGCCGTAGATAAAACGGGGACGTTGACTGAAGGAACCCCAGTCGTAACAGATGTGATTGTTCGAGAGGGATTGGATGAGAAAGAAGCGTTAAAAATCATGGCATCCATTGAAGCCCAATCCAACCATCCATTGGCTCAAGCCATCGTTCAATATGCCAAAGAACAGCAAATCGAAATGCTTTCTGGCATCGATATTACAGACATTCCTGGATGCGGGATAAAAGCAACTATTGACGGTGAAACCTTCACTATCGGCAATGGAGATTTTGTTGGTAATGAAGAAGCAAAAGAATTTGCAAATGGTATAGCTGGCCGTTTTGCAGATGAAGGAAAAACCATAGTCTTTATGAAAGATGAAAAAGGAATCGCCGCATTGATTGCCTTAAAAGATACCATCCGCAATGAAGCAAAAGAAGCGGTTCAAATTTTAAAAGAACTCGGAATCCAAATTGCCATGCTGACAGGCGACCATGAAAAAACAGCCAAAGCGATTGCTGCTGAAGCTGGTGTGAATGAATATATCGCCAAATGTTCCCCAGTGACGAAAACAGAATTTATCGATAAAGCTTTAACCCAATATCAATATGTTGGCATGGTCGGCGATGGAATCAATGATGCACCAGCCCTTGCCAAATCAACCGTTGGAATTGCCATGGGCGGCGGCACTGACGTAGCATTGGAAACAGCCGATGTGGTGCTAATGAAAAACGACCTTGCTAAAATTGCATATGCTGTGAAACTCGGAAGAAAAATGCAAAGAATTGTGAAACAAAATGTCATCTTTTCAACTTCTGTCATTGCGTTATTAATTATTTCAAACTTTTTGCAATTACTTGATTTGCCACTTGGAGTAGTCGGCCATGAGGGCAGTACCATCTTAGTCATTTTAAATGGATTAAGAATGCTTAAAACCATAAAATAA
- a CDS encoding YihY/virulence factor BrkB family protein encodes MSKPKFLQSKWAVWFRSFFSPERSKINVVTFKGFVQALVLGMKKVDISGKGAQLAYFFLLSFFPLLLAIVSILPHLNINQEYVFLFLQTIVPTEVFFLTQGTIVEVLTDYDGGRALSVGIIGTLWAASKGMNAILKTLNEAYETEPKMGIINRGWSLVFTVSLIFVLLFALLLPIFGQQYVYQLFDFLGVAASFVDFWNYVQWILPPVLIFIVLLLLYWLIPYTDPKVPILTVLPGTFFSSISWVVLIYGFSFYVNHFGHFTSTYGSIASVIILMLWLYFTGMILIFGGLLNATMYKRHLAKKRLLK; translated from the coding sequence TTGAGTAAACCGAAATTTTTGCAATCGAAATGGGCGGTATGGTTTCGCTCCTTTTTCAGTCCGGAGCGATCTAAAATTAATGTGGTCACTTTCAAAGGATTTGTTCAAGCATTAGTTTTAGGAATGAAGAAAGTGGATATATCAGGTAAAGGCGCACAACTAGCTTACTTCTTTTTATTGTCCTTTTTTCCATTACTATTGGCAATCGTTTCCATATTGCCTCATTTAAACATTAATCAAGAATATGTTTTTCTTTTCCTCCAAACCATTGTGCCGACAGAAGTATTTTTTTTAACCCAAGGTACGATTGTTGAAGTATTGACAGATTATGATGGTGGCCGTGCATTATCGGTCGGAATTATAGGTACGCTTTGGGCTGCTTCAAAAGGAATGAATGCGATTTTGAAAACGTTGAATGAAGCTTATGAAACAGAACCGAAGATGGGGATTATCAACCGGGGCTGGTCTTTGGTTTTTACAGTGTCTCTTATTTTTGTGTTGTTGTTTGCACTGTTACTTCCGATTTTTGGACAGCAATATGTTTATCAGTTGTTTGATTTTTTAGGGGTGGCGGCATCTTTTGTAGATTTTTGGAACTATGTTCAATGGATTTTACCTCCAGTACTCATTTTCATTGTATTGCTTTTATTGTATTGGCTAATTCCTTATACGGACCCAAAAGTTCCAATTCTCACGGTTTTGCCCGGAACCTTTTTTTCTTCCATTTCATGGGTTGTTTTAATTTATGGATTTTCTTTTTATGTAAATCATTTTGGGCATTTTACTTCCACTTATGGAAGTATTGCAAGCGTCATTATTTTAATGCTTTGGCTGTATTTTACCGGCATGATTTTAATTTTTGGAGGTCTTCTCAATGCAACAATGTATAAACGGCATTTAGCCAAGAAGAGACTTTTGAAATAA
- a CDS encoding YtxH domain-containing protein, with product MSGNKLCKGVVIGALVGAAVSMFDEETREETLKKVKKAKHSVVYYAKNREELQILVREQIEKMQKLYEDTKENVNFIMEKLDEVKEIPGAVQEIVQDTKEAFSSKEQK from the coding sequence ATGAGCGGAAACAAATTATGTAAAGGTGTTGTCATTGGAGCATTAGTCGGTGCCGCCGTCAGCATGTTTGATGAGGAAACAAGAGAAGAGACGTTGAAAAAAGTAAAAAAAGCAAAGCATTCCGTTGTGTATTATGCAAAAAATCGCGAGGAATTGCAGATTCTTGTTCGGGAACAAATTGAAAAAATGCAAAAGTTGTATGAGGATACAAAGGAGAATGTGAATTTTATTATGGAAAAATTGGATGAAGTCAAAGAAATTCCTGGGGCTGTTCAAGAAATTGTTCAAGATACGAAGGAAGCTTTTTCTTCCAAGGAACAAAAGTGA
- a CDS encoding DUF1128 domain-containing protein gives MNLSTPSKENVSYMIEKLKEKLKMVNTNVLRSEDFTEANYEELYDLYEMVMKRDSFSPSEMQAIVSELGSLRK, from the coding sequence ATGAATTTGTCGACGCCTTCTAAAGAAAATGTGTCGTACATGATAGAAAAATTGAAGGAAAAACTAAAAATGGTAAATACGAATGTATTGCGTTCAGAAGATTTTACTGAAGCCAACTATGAAGAATTATATGATTTATATGAAATGGTAATGAAACGGGATTCCTTCAGTCCCAGCGAAATGCAGGCAATTGTCTCTGAATTGGGTTCCCTCCGCAAATAA
- the motB gene encoding flagellar motor protein MotB: MKKKSKKKKHDGHINESWLLPYSDLMTLLLALFIVLFASSSIDEAKFNKMSQVFNEIFNGGFGFMQNSSVIDNPTSIMDGIDSRQAAYLKDQEQLRKIQKDIENFIAVNELEDTFSTKMTDEGLLLTIRDSILFDSGKADIKPENIPIAQELANLLNFDPPRYIVVTGHTDNVPQNTPEFRSNWELSVMRAVNFLKLLIDSNPSLDPKYFSAKGYGEYNPIASNDTAEGRAKNRRVEVLIQQLVDESAETTSDTSNNSAQ; encoded by the coding sequence TTGAAAAAGAAAAGTAAAAAAAAGAAACATGATGGACATATCAATGAATCTTGGCTATTGCCATATTCGGATTTGATGACGCTACTATTAGCTTTGTTCATCGTATTATTCGCTTCCAGTAGCATCGATGAAGCCAAGTTTAATAAAATGTCCCAAGTGTTTAACGAAATTTTTAACGGCGGCTTTGGATTTATGCAAAATAGTTCAGTTATTGATAATCCAACGTCTATTATGGATGGCATCGATTCGCGACAAGCTGCTTATTTAAAAGATCAAGAACAGCTAAGAAAAATCCAAAAGGATATTGAAAACTTTATTGCTGTAAATGAATTAGAAGACACATTTTCAACTAAAATGACAGATGAAGGGTTGCTTTTAACAATCCGTGATAGTATTTTATTTGATTCCGGTAAAGCGGATATCAAACCTGAAAACATTCCAATTGCTCAGGAATTAGCGAATTTATTAAATTTTGATCCACCACGATATATTGTTGTAACAGGGCATACTGATAATGTTCCTCAAAATACTCCGGAATTTCGATCTAACTGGGAACTATCGGTAATGCGTGCAGTGAATTTCTTAAAACTGCTAATTGATTCAAATCCAAGTTTAGATCCAAAATATTTCAGTGCAAAAGGATATGGTGAATACAATCCAATTGCATCGAACGATACGGCAGAAGGAAGAGCGAAAAATCGCCGGGTTGAAGTGTTGATTCAACAACTTGTTGATGAAAGTGCAGAAACTACTTCCGATACAAGCAATAATAGTGCACAATAA
- the motA gene encoding flagellar motor stator protein MotA yields MDIATLIGLILGIIAVFVGMVLKGAPLSILINPAAFLIIIVGTVASVVIGFPKDELKRIPKLLKIIFKEQQMISDVEIIKMFSRWADLARREGLLALESEAQEIEDPFLRNGLTLAIDGQSADYIRDVLNEEVEAMEERHESGAQIFSQAGTYAPTLGVLGAVVGLIAALGDMSDVNALGHAVSSAFVATLLGIFTGYVLWHPFANKLRRKSAHEARQKRLMIEGVLSVLEGEAPRIIEQKLASYLTNEERKLFYESGAGSLEKEK; encoded by the coding sequence ATGGACATAGCTACATTAATAGGTTTGATTTTAGGGATTATTGCGGTATTTGTTGGGATGGTGCTAAAAGGCGCCCCATTAAGCATCCTTATTAACCCTGCAGCGTTTTTAATTATTATTGTGGGAACCGTTGCATCTGTCGTAATTGGATTCCCAAAAGATGAATTAAAAAGAATACCGAAATTACTTAAAATCATCTTTAAAGAACAACAAATGATCAGCGATGTGGAAATCATTAAAATGTTCTCCAGATGGGCGGATTTAGCTCGTCGTGAAGGTCTCCTTGCATTAGAAAGCGAGGCGCAAGAAATTGAAGATCCATTTTTACGTAATGGTCTTACCCTCGCAATCGATGGCCAAAGTGCAGATTACATACGTGATGTGTTAAACGAAGAAGTGGAAGCGATGGAAGAGCGCCATGAAAGTGGTGCCCAAATCTTTTCTCAAGCAGGTACATATGCACCGACACTCGGGGTGCTTGGTGCGGTTGTTGGTTTGATTGCGGCATTAGGTGATATGAGTGATGTTAATGCTTTAGGTCACGCCGTTTCATCAGCATTCGTTGCAACTTTACTTGGGATTTTTACAGGTTACGTTTTATGGCATCCATTTGCCAATAAATTAAGACGTAAATCCGCGCATGAAGCAAGACAAAAGCGCTTAATGATTGAAGGCGTATTATCTGTATTAGAAGGTGAGGCTCCGCGTATTATTGAACAGAAATTGGCTTCGTATTTGACAAATGAAGAACGAAAACTATTCTATGAAAGCGGGGCTGGTAGCCTTGAAAAAGAAAAGTAA
- a CDS encoding beta-class carbonic anhydrase, producing MASLNEILRFNKEFVEQKQYVPYITDKFPNKKIVILTCMDTRLIELLPKAMNLRNGDAKIIKSAGAMVAHPFGGIMRSILVAVYELQADEVYVIGHHDCGMSRVDPHHMIEHMKQRGVSQEIIKSIKYSGIDLVEWLRGFGDVEKNVLNSVDIIRNHPLFPKSTPVHGLIMHPETGKLDLLTNGHEYLKQQSE from the coding sequence ATGGCATCATTGAATGAAATTTTGCGTTTTAACAAAGAGTTTGTAGAACAAAAACAATATGTTCCATATATCACAGATAAATTTCCAAATAAAAAAATTGTGATTTTAACATGCATGGATACTCGCTTAATTGAGTTGTTGCCAAAAGCAATGAATCTACGAAACGGCGACGCCAAAATTATTAAAAGCGCCGGCGCTATGGTTGCCCATCCATTCGGCGGTATTATGCGCAGTATTTTAGTAGCTGTGTATGAATTGCAAGCTGATGAAGTCTATGTAATCGGACACCACGACTGCGGCATGAGCAGAGTGGACCCGCATCATATGATTGAACATATGAAACAAAGAGGCGTCAGTCAAGAAATTATTAAATCCATTAAATATTCAGGAATCGATTTAGTTGAATGGCTTCGTGGATTTGGAGACGTTGAAAAGAACGTTTTAAATAGTGTCGATATCATACGCAACCACCCACTCTTTCCAAAAAGTACACCTGTGCATGGTTTAATCATGCATCCAGAAACCGGAAAACTCGATTTATTGACAAATGGACATGAATATCTTAAACAGCAATCTGAATAA
- a CDS encoding GNAT family N-acetyltransferase → MRKFLKVFQKKGDRVIRIESDRLHLRTFVEKDAKDLAKLMQKNKYFWATYEPLHDAAFYTEEAQYRKILEGIHLQRSNREYSFGIFTKDEQQLIGHISLYAIKRLPYSSAFIGYSIDEQFTRQGIATEAVKEVVQFGFNVLNLHRIEAYVSPKNIASIKVLEKSNFKREGLLRELLYINGSWEDHYIYALLQGEYF, encoded by the coding sequence ATGAGGAAGTTTCTAAAAGTTTTTCAAAAGAAAGGTGATCGAGTGATTCGAATCGAAAGCGACAGGCTGCATCTGCGCACTTTTGTGGAAAAAGACGCAAAAGATTTAGCGAAACTGATGCAGAAAAATAAATATTTTTGGGCCACATATGAGCCGCTGCATGATGCAGCATTTTACACGGAAGAAGCACAATATCGGAAAATTTTAGAAGGCATCCATTTACAGCGTTCCAATCGTGAATATTCTTTTGGGATTTTTACAAAGGATGAGCAACAATTAATCGGCCATATTTCTCTATATGCAATTAAAAGACTGCCATACAGCAGCGCATTTATTGGCTACTCTATTGATGAACAATTTACTAGGCAAGGGATTGCTACGGAAGCGGTGAAGGAAGTTGTACAGTTTGGTTTTAATGTATTAAACTTGCACCGAATCGAAGCATACGTATCACCCAAAAACATCGCATCAATTAAAGTTTTAGAGAAATCAAATTTTAAAAGGGAAGGGCTGCTGAGAGAACTATTATATATTAATGGTTCTTGGGAAGACCATTATATCTATGCTCTTTTACAGGGAGAATATTTTTGA
- a CDS encoding polyphosphate kinase 2 family protein gives MKKIEDLDLSLKLEKKEYKKRLKKLQFDILNIQQFLYQNKIGLIIVFEGMDAAGKGGAIKRLTCRLDPRGFVVHPISAPQPHENRYHYMHRFWRKLPQYGQIAIFDRSWYGRVLVERIEGFAKKEEWSRAYAEINQFEKLLTDDDYIIIKFWLHIDKNEQLERFKERETNPFKMWKLTEEDWRNRKKFDQYVEAANEMFEQTDTSNAPWVLIPGNDKLYARIKVLEEIIQHVEKEVQRRGKKIKSYTKK, from the coding sequence ATGAAAAAAATAGAAGATTTGGACTTAAGTTTGAAATTGGAGAAAAAAGAATATAAGAAAAGATTAAAAAAATTGCAATTTGATATTCTGAATATTCAACAATTTTTATATCAAAATAAAATCGGTTTAATTATAGTCTTTGAAGGAATGGATGCGGCAGGAAAAGGTGGAGCCATCAAACGTTTAACCTGTCGTCTTGACCCAAGAGGATTTGTTGTACATCCCATTTCAGCGCCTCAACCCCATGAAAATAGATATCATTATATGCATCGTTTTTGGAGAAAACTTCCGCAGTACGGACAAATCGCTATTTTCGACCGCTCATGGTATGGACGGGTATTGGTGGAGAGAATTGAAGGCTTTGCCAAAAAAGAAGAATGGTCGAGAGCCTATGCAGAAATTAATCAATTTGAAAAACTGTTGACGGATGATGATTATATCATTATCAAATTTTGGCTACATATTGATAAGAATGAGCAATTGGAGCGCTTTAAGGAACGGGAAACGAATCCATTTAAAATGTGGAAACTGACAGAGGAAGATTGGCGAAATCGAAAAAAATTCGATCAATATGTAGAAGCAGCAAATGAAATGTTCGAACAAACCGATACATCGAATGCCCCATGGGTGCTGATACCTGGAAATGATAAATTATACGCACGCATCAAAGTATTGGAGGAAATTATTCAGCATGTAGAAAAAGAAGTTCAACGCCGCGGCAAAAAAATTAAAAGCTATACGAAAAAATAA